A genomic window from Planktothrix sp. FACHB-1365 includes:
- a CDS encoding DUF2997 domain-containing protein, which produces METLEFIIYPDGRVQEKVTGIVGASCAEVTAALEAELGIVLTQETTSEYYAHTQQQSDSATTHVGSSHW; this is translated from the coding sequence ATGGAAACGTTAGAATTCATCATCTATCCAGATGGCCGTGTGCAGGAGAAAGTTACTGGCATTGTTGGGGCTTCCTGTGCGGAAGTAACGGCTGCACTCGAAGCCGAATTAGGCATTGTATTAACTCAGGAAACAACTTCTGAGTATTATGCCCATACCCAACAACAGTCAGATAGTGCGACAACCCACGTGGGTTCGAGCCATTGGTAA
- a CDS encoding ferredoxin codes for MSDGSVSLTEPVSERSGLEPELGGFLRNAPLRSGFEPELGGVLRQKGVYVDELTCIGCRHCSHVARNTFFIQEDYGRARVFRQDGDTSALIQEAIDTCPVNCIHWVNYTELKRLEAERQDQVIPVVGFPVEAAMARRKRHQEQRKRENSPTE; via the coding sequence ATGTCTGATGGGTCTGTATCGCTAACTGAACCCGTTTCCGAACGTTCTGGACTGGAACCGGAACTGGGCGGGTTTTTGCGAAATGCACCTCTACGGTCTGGGTTTGAACCGGAACTCGGCGGTGTATTACGACAAAAAGGGGTTTATGTGGATGAACTCACCTGTATTGGGTGTAGACACTGTTCCCACGTCGCTCGCAATACTTTTTTTATTCAAGAAGATTATGGTCGAGCGCGTGTATTTCGACAGGATGGCGATACATCCGCGTTAATACAGGAAGCCATTGATACTTGTCCGGTCAATTGTATTCATTGGGTTAATTACACTGAACTGAAACGTTTAGAAGCAGAACGTCAAGATCAGGTAATTCCCGTTGTCGGTTTCCCAGTCGAAGCAGCGATGGCACGTCGGAAACGTCACCAGGAACAACGGAAACGAGAGAATTCTCCAACCGAATAA
- a CDS encoding cation-translocating P-type ATPase encodes MQLAPKPVTDETLSQPQTETIILDVGGMQCAGCVKAVERQLIQQPGVISAAVNLATEVATVECAVNQINPENLAEILTNTGFPTQPRSLTSNATDKLKALQERHRQDMGKQIQRIVTCGLLLLLSSIGHLHHFGFPHIPLLSNIWFHWGLATIALLFPARSIIIDGGRSLFNNAPNMNTLVGLGTLTAYLTSFVALLFPQLGWECFFDEPVMLLGFILLGKTLEQHARQRAATAFQSLIALQPTTARLIPPQSENTGILNSVEIPAEQVKVGEWLQVLPGEKIPVDGEIRFGTTTVDESMLTGESMPILKQIDDSISAGTINQTGVILIEATRTGSDTILAQIVQLVETAQTRKAPIQKLADTVAGYFTYFVMSLASLTFLFWYGLGTRIWPDVMTLAGVEIATNAPLLLSLKLAIAVLVIACPCALGLATPTAILVGSGMGAERGLLIKGGDILERVHQLNTIVFDKTGTLTKGSPTITDCLSISDLSSQEILQFAATVEQGSNHPISEAILTEANHQNLSLLTASDFKTQPGLGVSAIIDHKKVFVGNLAGLIESNIIPPQPLPEFLGKTMVYIAIEGKVVGVMAMSDPLKTDSKLTVEQLKNMGLRMILLTGDRQSVATAIASELNLKPEDIFAEVRPEGKVNVIQTLQQQGQVVAMVGDGINDAPALAQADIGIGLETGTDVANETADIVLMRNSLMDIVDSIQLSRATFNKIRQNLFWAFGYNIIAIPLAAGFLFPQFGILFSPSMAGALMALSSVSVVSNSLLLRRHVKRYWVTN; translated from the coding sequence ATGCAACTTGCTCCCAAACCTGTTACGGATGAAACTTTATCCCAACCTCAAACGGAAACGATTATTTTAGATGTGGGGGGGATGCAGTGTGCTGGATGTGTCAAAGCCGTAGAACGTCAACTCATCCAACAACCGGGGGTGATTTCGGCTGCGGTGAATTTAGCAACGGAAGTGGCAACGGTTGAATGTGCAGTCAACCAAATTAACCCAGAAAATTTAGCTGAAATTTTAACCAATACTGGGTTTCCCACCCAACCCCGCAGTTTAACGTCTAACGCTACGGACAAATTAAAGGCGTTACAAGAGCGACATCGGCAGGACATGGGAAAACAAATTCAACGCATTGTTACCTGTGGTCTGTTGTTATTGTTATCAAGTATTGGACATTTACATCATTTTGGTTTTCCCCATATTCCTTTACTGAGTAATATTTGGTTTCATTGGGGACTGGCTACCATTGCCTTATTATTTCCGGCGCGTTCTATTATTATTGATGGGGGGCGGAGTTTATTCAACAATGCTCCCAATATGAATACGTTGGTCGGACTGGGAACCCTAACCGCTTATTTAACCAGTTTTGTCGCTTTATTATTTCCCCAATTAGGTTGGGAATGTTTTTTTGATGAACCTGTGATGTTATTGGGGTTTATTTTATTAGGAAAAACCTTAGAACAGCACGCTCGACAACGAGCCGCCACCGCTTTTCAATCGTTAATTGCATTACAGCCAACTACTGCTCGTTTAATACCGCCTCAATCTGAAAATACTGGAATTTTAAATAGTGTAGAAATTCCCGCAGAACAAGTCAAAGTGGGGGAATGGTTACAAGTTTTACCCGGTGAAAAAATACCCGTTGATGGAGAAATTCGGTTTGGAACAACCACCGTCGATGAATCGATGTTAACGGGGGAATCGATGCCAATTTTAAAACAAATTGATGATAGTATTTCAGCCGGAACGATTAATCAAACCGGGGTGATTTTAATTGAGGCAACGCGCACGGGTTCTGATACAATTCTAGCACAAATTGTGCAGTTAGTTGAAACCGCCCAAACTCGCAAAGCTCCGATACAGAAATTAGCGGATACAGTCGCAGGATATTTTACTTATTTCGTGATGAGTTTAGCGAGTTTAACCTTTTTATTTTGGTATGGGTTAGGAACTCGAATTTGGCCGGATGTGATGACCTTGGCGGGGGTAGAAATAGCGACAAATGCGCCTTTATTATTAAGTTTAAAATTAGCAATTGCGGTATTAGTGATTGCTTGTCCCTGTGCTTTGGGATTAGCAACACCTACGGCTATTTTAGTCGGTTCAGGAATGGGAGCAGAACGAGGATTATTAATTAAAGGCGGGGATATTTTAGAACGAGTCCATCAACTGAATACGATTGTATTTGATAAAACTGGAACCTTAACAAAAGGTTCTCCCACGATAACAGATTGCCTTTCAATTTCTGATTTATCGTCTCAAGAAATATTACAATTCGCGGCAACAGTAGAACAAGGTTCAAATCATCCCATTTCTGAAGCGATTTTAACAGAAGCGAACCATCAAAATTTATCCTTATTAACCGCATCGGATTTTAAAACTCAACCGGGGTTAGGAGTTTCGGCTATTATTGATCATAAAAAGGTATTTGTGGGCAATTTAGCGGGATTAATTGAATCTAATATTATTCCCCCTCAACCTTTACCGGAATTTTTAGGAAAAACGATGGTTTATATTGCCATTGAGGGTAAAGTTGTTGGGGTAATGGCAATGAGTGACCCCCTGAAAACCGATTCTAAATTAACCGTTGAACAGTTAAAAAACATGGGGTTGCGGATGATTTTATTAACGGGCGATCGCCAATCTGTTGCTACTGCGATCGCATCTGAGTTAAACTTAAAACCAGAGGATATTTTTGCCGAAGTTCGACCCGAAGGTAAAGTGAATGTGATTCAAACTTTACAACAACAGGGTCAAGTTGTGGCAATGGTGGGAGATGGAATTAACGATGCACCCGCCTTAGCGCAAGCGGATATTGGCATCGGGTTAGAAACGGGCACGGATGTTGCTAATGAAACGGCTGATATTGTCTTAATGCGAAATTCTTTAATGGATATTGTCGATTCTATCCAATTAAGTCGCGCTACCTTTAATAAAATTCGTCAAAATTTATTCTGGGCATTTGGTTATAATATTATCGCGATTCCCCTCGCGGCTGGGTTTTTATTTCCTCAATTTGGGATTTTATTCAGTCCTTCAATGGCAGGTGCTTTGATGGCGTTAAGTTCGGTGAGTGTTGTTAGCAATTCGTTATTATTACGTCGTCATGTTAAACGTTATTGGGTTACTAACTAA
- a CDS encoding Coq4 family protein — protein sequence MTQDKQTAIFDGFLALVKAPYGDFSGIGKLSKELNDDSTLEQIVNFLRQSPQGERAFKERPLLGNINLQQLHELPKNTLGYLYSNMMIKNNLKPVPVEKIEDNDFSYLAIHIGETHDIWHIVTDSDTDKPGEVQLQAFCIAQLHYDRLFLSLLSKNLLKTAIEEIELCESIMDALAKGWTMGKRAKPLFGIQWNSLWEKPIEDIRISLDIMI from the coding sequence ATGACTCAAGATAAACAGACAGCAATTTTTGATGGTTTTTTAGCTCTTGTTAAAGCTCCTTATGGAGATTTTTCAGGAATTGGAAAACTTTCTAAAGAACTTAATGATGATTCTACTTTAGAACAGATTGTCAATTTTCTTCGTCAAAGTCCTCAAGGTGAACGTGCATTTAAAGAACGTCCGCTTTTAGGAAATATTAATTTACAGCAACTTCATGAGTTACCTAAAAATACTTTAGGTTACCTTTATTCTAATATGATGATCAAGAATAATTTAAAACCTGTTCCCGTTGAAAAAATAGAAGATAATGACTTTTCTTATTTGGCAATTCATATTGGTGAAACCCATGATATCTGGCACATTGTAACAGATAGTGATACTGATAAGCCAGGTGAAGTTCAATTACAAGCTTTTTGCATAGCGCAGTTACATTATGATCGTTTATTTCTATCACTCCTCTCTAAAAATTTACTCAAGACTGCCATTGAAGAAATAGAGCTTTGCGAATCTATTATGGATGCTTTAGCGAAAGGATGGACAATGGGAAAACGAGCTAAACCCCTGTTTGGAATTCAATGGAATAGTCTCTGGGAAAAACCGATAGAAGATATTCGCATTTCCTTAGATATTATGATTTAA
- a CDS encoding peroxiredoxin yields MTITHQNLSTLPDNLPQPIDDGATNHLMGLEVPPILLQSTDGQEVCLTEISQSQRTVIYCYPMTGKPGDELPKGWEEIPGARGCTPQSCSFRDSHHELLSLNTVVFGLSTQTTESQQEATQRLHLPFLLLSDSQLVFANTLNLPTFEINGVVFIKRLTIILYQGKIIKVFYPVFPPDKNAHEVITWLS; encoded by the coding sequence ATGACGATTACCCATCAAAACCTGAGTACATTACCGGATAATTTGCCCCAACCGATAGATGATGGTGCGACTAATCATTTGATGGGTTTGGAAGTTCCTCCGATTCTGCTTCAATCAACAGACGGTCAGGAAGTTTGCTTAACGGAAATTTCGCAATCTCAACGAACTGTTATTTATTGTTATCCCATGACTGGGAAACCCGGAGATGAACTTCCCAAGGGTTGGGAGGAAATACCGGGTGCGAGAGGTTGTACACCGCAAAGCTGCTCTTTTCGTGATTCTCACCATGAGTTACTGTCGTTAAATACTGTTGTTTTTGGTCTAAGTACACAAACAACAGAATCTCAACAAGAAGCAACCCAGCGTCTTCATTTACCCTTTTTATTATTAAGTGATTCTCAGCTTGTTTTTGCTAATACGCTCAATCTTCCAACCTTTGAAATAAACGGCGTAGTTTTTATTAAAAGGCTAACAATAATTCTCTATCAAGGCAAAATTATCAAGGTATTTTATCCTGTATTCCCCCCCGATAAAAATGCTCATGAAGTGATTACTTGGCTTAGTTAG
- a CDS encoding type II toxin-antitoxin system HicB family antitoxin: MLRYEIVIYWSHEDQAFIAEVPELPGCAADGATYQEVLENVEIIMQEWIETAQELGRSIPEPKGRLLLA, from the coding sequence ATGCTACGGTATGAAATAGTGATTTATTGGAGTCATGAAGATCAAGCGTTTATTGCAGAAGTACCAGAGTTACCAGGATGTGCTGCGGATGGAGCAACCTATCAAGAAGTATTAGAAAATGTAGAAATTATTATGCAAGAATGGATTGAAACAGCGCAAGAGTTAGGGCGTTCTATTCCTGAACCTAAAGGACGATTATTGTTAGCTTAA
- a CDS encoding DUF1257 domain-containing protein, producing the protein MSHFSQIKTQIRNLSSLQTALSDLGIDWKAGPKEVRGYQGQTRPAQVVIEQENGYDLGFTWNGKEYEFVADLQFWQQAVPVDHFLSKITQRYAYQTVVNETAKQGFQVSEQQNHQDGSIRLVLQRWSA; encoded by the coding sequence ATGTCACACTTTAGCCAAATCAAAACCCAAATTCGGAATCTTAGCTCATTACAAACTGCTTTAAGCGATCTGGGCATTGACTGGAAAGCTGGCCCTAAAGAGGTTCGCGGTTATCAAGGTCAAACCCGTCCGGCTCAAGTTGTCATTGAGCAAGAAAATGGGTATGACCTGGGCTTTACCTGGAATGGCAAAGAATACGAGTTTGTTGCTGATTTACAATTTTGGCAACAAGCTGTTCCCGTTGATCATTTTTTAAGCAAAATCACTCAACGGTATGCTTATCAAACTGTTGTTAATGAAACCGCCAAACAAGGGTTTCAAGTTTCAGAACAACAAAATCATCAAGATGGTTCCATCCGCTTAGTTTTACAACGCTGGAGTGCCTAA